A genomic segment from Bradyrhizobium diazoefficiens USDA 110 encodes:
- the phoB gene encoding phosphate regulon transcriptional regulator PhoB encodes MGARIMVVEDEEALTELLRYNLEGDGYDVETVMRGDDADTRLKEHIPDLIVLDWMLPGLSGIELCRRLRTRPETKQLPIIMLTARGEESERVRGLATGADDYIVKPFSVPELLARVKGLLRRASPERLATVLAYGDIELDRDKRRVARSGRPIDLGPTEYRLLEFFLEHPGRVFSREQLLDSVWGRDIYIDERTVDVHIGRLRKLLNLGREQDPIRTVRGAGYALDDRFAKAEQT; translated from the coding sequence ATGGGCGCACGCATTATGGTGGTTGAGGACGAGGAAGCTCTCACCGAGCTTCTCCGCTACAACCTCGAAGGCGACGGCTATGATGTGGAGACGGTGATGCGCGGCGACGACGCCGACACCCGCCTCAAGGAACACATCCCCGATCTGATCGTACTCGACTGGATGCTGCCGGGACTGTCAGGCATCGAGCTGTGCCGCCGGCTGCGGACCCGGCCCGAGACCAAGCAGCTCCCGATCATCATGCTCACCGCGCGCGGCGAGGAGAGCGAGCGGGTGCGGGGTCTTGCGACCGGCGCCGACGACTACATCGTCAAGCCGTTCTCGGTGCCGGAGCTCCTGGCGCGCGTGAAGGGCCTGCTGCGGCGCGCAAGCCCGGAGCGGCTCGCAACGGTGCTGGCCTATGGTGACATCGAGCTCGATCGCGACAAGCGCCGCGTCGCGCGCTCGGGCCGGCCGATCGACCTCGGCCCGACCGAATATCGCCTCTTGGAGTTCTTCCTGGAGCATCCCGGCCGCGTGTTCTCGCGCGAGCAGCTGCTCGACAGCGTCTGGGGCCGCGACATCTACATCGACGAGCGCACCGTCGACGTCCACATCGGCCGCCTGCGCAAGCTGCTCAATCTCGGCCGCGAGCAGGATCCCATCCGCACCGTCCGCGGCGCCGGCTACGCGCTGGATGATCGCTTTGCGAAGGCGGAGCAGACGTAG
- a CDS encoding Hsp33 family molecular chaperone, whose protein sequence is MDSQSPDMKTRPEGPVRAPSAVPIDDAVLPYEVDALDVRGRLVRLGPALDDILTKHDYPAPVGKLLGEAIVLTTLLGSALKFEGRFILQAQTDGPVSFLVVDYKAPDQLRAYARFDASRLGTAKDSGALLGRGHLAMTIDQGPDMSRYQGLVALDGGSLEDAAHEYFLRSEQIPTRVRLAVGEEWRSNDGGRHRWRAGGMLMQFLPKAPERARQADLHPGDAPEGAEVHAVAEDDAWVEARSLVETVEDVELIDPELSGERLLYRLFHERGVRVFKPLVLKAQCSCSRDAVAAMLKSFSPDDRAAMVKDDKVVVTCEFCSSVYDFTPDEAGVEDA, encoded by the coding sequence ATGGATTCCCAATCCCCTGACATGAAAACCAGGCCAGAAGGCCCGGTTCGCGCACCATCAGCGGTTCCGATCGACGACGCCGTGCTGCCCTACGAGGTCGACGCGCTCGACGTGCGCGGCCGGCTGGTGCGGCTCGGTCCGGCGCTCGACGACATCCTGACCAAGCACGATTATCCCGCGCCCGTCGGCAAGCTGCTCGGCGAGGCCATCGTGCTGACGACGCTGCTCGGCTCGGCGCTGAAATTCGAGGGTCGCTTCATCCTCCAGGCCCAGACCGACGGCCCGGTGTCGTTCCTGGTGGTGGACTACAAGGCGCCGGACCAGCTTCGCGCCTATGCCCGATTTGACGCCTCGCGCCTGGGCACGGCGAAGGATTCCGGCGCGCTGCTCGGCCGCGGCCATCTCGCCATGACCATCGACCAGGGCCCCGACATGAGCCGCTACCAGGGTCTGGTCGCGCTCGACGGCGGCAGCCTCGAAGACGCCGCCCACGAATATTTCCTGCGCTCCGAGCAGATCCCGACGCGCGTGCGTCTTGCGGTCGGCGAGGAGTGGCGCTCGAACGACGGCGGCAGGCATCGCTGGCGCGCCGGCGGCATGTTGATGCAGTTTCTGCCGAAGGCGCCGGAGCGCGCGCGGCAGGCGGACTTGCATCCCGGCGATGCGCCCGAGGGCGCCGAAGTGCACGCCGTCGCCGAAGATGACGCCTGGGTCGAGGCGCGCTCGCTGGTCGAGACCGTCGAGGACGTCGAGCTGATCGATCCGGAACTGTCCGGCGAGCGGCTGCTCTACCGCCTCTTCCACGAGCGTGGCGTGCGCGTATTCAAGCCGCTGGTCCTGAAGGCGCAATGCTCCTGCTCGCGCGATGCGGTCGCCGCGATGCTGAAGAGCTTCTCGCCGGACGATCGCGCCGCGATGGTCAAGGACGACAAGGTCGTTGTCACCTGCGAGTTCTGCTCGTCGGTGTACGATTTCACGCCCGATGAGGCGGGCGTGGAGGACGCGTAA
- a CDS encoding GcrA family cell cycle regulator, with product MTVLTWSDDRVEQLKKLWEAGLSASQIAAELGNVTRNAVIGKVHRLGLSGRAKSPSSAAPRPRKARPAQHMMRVSRPIARGNTALAQAFEVEVEAEPVTYDNVVPMSQRLSLLELNEATCHWPVGDPSSPDFFFCGGRALSGLPYCAQHSRVAYQPAADRRRAPAKPSR from the coding sequence ATGACGGTTTTGACCTGGTCCGACGATCGCGTCGAGCAGTTGAAAAAGCTCTGGGAGGCCGGATTATCGGCCAGCCAGATCGCAGCCGAGCTCGGGAACGTGACCCGCAATGCCGTGATCGGCAAGGTACACAGGCTCGGCCTATCCGGCCGCGCCAAGAGCCCCTCATCGGCGGCTCCGCGGCCGCGCAAGGCGCGCCCCGCGCAGCACATGATGCGGGTGAGCCGCCCCATTGCGCGCGGCAACACCGCGCTGGCGCAGGCCTTCGAGGTCGAGGTGGAGGCCGAACCGGTCACCTACGACAACGTGGTGCCGATGAGCCAGCGGCTGTCGCTGCTGGAGCTGAACGAGGCGACCTGCCACTGGCCGGTCGGCGATCCCTCGAGCCCGGATTTCTTCTTCTGCGGCGGCAGGGCGCTGTCGGGCCTGCCCTACTGCGCGCAGCACTCGCGCGTGGCATATCAGCCCGCCGCGGATCGCCGGCGCGCACCGGCGAAGCCCTCGCGGTGA
- the pstB gene encoding phosphate ABC transporter ATP-binding protein PstB, with amino-acid sequence MSELSVSMSAAGGLPQAPLLPEAPAKVTVRNLNFYYGEHHALKNINLTLGTNRVTAFIGPSGCGKSTLLRIFNRMYDLYPGQRATGQLMLDQTNILDGKLDLNLLRARVGMVFQKPTPFPMTIYENIAFGIRLYEKISKSEMDDRVEKALRGGALWNEVKDKLNASGLSLSGGQQQRLCIARTVAVRPEVILFDEPCSALDPISTAKVEELIQELSENYTIAIVTHNMQQAARVSDKTAFMYLGELIEFDDTSKIFTSPSDRRTQDYITGRFG; translated from the coding sequence ATGAGTGAGCTTTCCGTATCGATGAGCGCGGCCGGTGGGCTGCCCCAGGCGCCGCTGCTGCCGGAAGCGCCGGCCAAGGTGACGGTGCGCAACCTCAACTTCTATTACGGCGAGCACCACGCGCTGAAGAACATCAACCTGACGCTCGGCACCAACCGCGTCACCGCGTTCATCGGCCCGTCCGGCTGCGGCAAGTCAACCCTGCTGCGCATCTTCAACCGGATGTACGACCTCTATCCGGGGCAGCGCGCCACCGGCCAGCTCATGCTCGACCAGACCAACATCCTCGACGGCAAGCTCGACCTCAACCTGCTGCGCGCCCGCGTCGGCATGGTGTTCCAGAAGCCGACGCCGTTCCCGATGACGATCTACGAGAACATCGCCTTCGGCATCCGCCTCTACGAGAAGATCTCGAAGTCCGAGATGGACGACCGCGTCGAGAAGGCGCTGCGCGGCGGCGCGCTGTGGAACGAGGTCAAGGACAAGCTCAACGCCTCCGGCCTGTCGCTCTCCGGCGGCCAGCAGCAGCGCCTCTGCATCGCCCGCACCGTCGCGGTGCGGCCCGAGGTGATCCTGTTCGACGAGCCCTGCTCGGCGCTCGACCCGATCTCGACCGCCAAGGTCGAGGAGCTGATCCAGGAATTGTCCGAGAACTACACGATCGCGATCGTCACCCACAACATGCAGCAGGCGGCGCGCGTCTCCGACAAGACCGCGTTCATGTATCTCGGCGAGCTGATCGAGTTCGACGACACCAGCAAGATCTTCACGTCGCCGAGCGACCGGCGCACGCAGGATTACATCACCGGCCGGTTCGGCTGA
- a CDS encoding OpgC domain-containing protein, protein MTIADQVTGSTIAGAKPADAKPRAAAPAISLPAIGERELRLDLFRGLALWLIFIDHLPSSLLTWFTIRNYGFSDATEIFIFISGYTAAFVYGRAMLESGVVIATARIMRRVWQIYVAHVFLFTIFLAEISYVATSFENPLYTEEMGIMDFLKQPDVTIVQALLLRFRPVNMDVLPLYIVLMLALPLILWSMKWKPDVTLGLSVVLYAVTWEYDLYFSAYPNGFWAFNPLAWQLLFVFGAWCALGGARRMSRILASPVTMWIAIAYIVAAFYVTLTWYVPQLSHLMPKRLEQWMYPIDKTDLDVLRFTHFLALAALTVRFLPRDWPGLKSPWLRPLILCGSHSLEIFCLGVFLAFAGHFILAEVSGGAVMHAVISLSGILIMWGVAWVISWYKRVADKSGAKTKNAVGNADLAGGG, encoded by the coding sequence ATGACCATTGCGGACCAAGTGACGGGATCGACGATCGCGGGGGCCAAGCCTGCGGATGCAAAGCCGCGTGCGGCCGCGCCGGCCATCTCGCTGCCCGCCATCGGCGAGCGCGAGCTCCGGCTCGACCTGTTCCGCGGCCTCGCGCTGTGGCTGATCTTCATCGACCATCTGCCGTCGAGTCTTTTGACCTGGTTCACGATCCGCAATTACGGCTTCAGCGACGCCACCGAGATCTTCATCTTCATCTCCGGCTACACCGCCGCCTTCGTCTACGGCCGCGCGATGCTGGAGAGCGGCGTCGTCATCGCCACCGCGCGCATCATGCGCCGGGTCTGGCAGATCTATGTTGCCCACGTCTTCCTGTTCACGATCTTCCTCGCCGAGATCTCCTACGTCGCGACCAGCTTCGAGAACCCGCTCTACACTGAAGAGATGGGCATCATGGACTTTCTCAAGCAGCCCGACGTCACCATCGTGCAGGCGCTGCTGTTGCGCTTCCGTCCCGTCAACATGGACGTGCTGCCGCTCTACATCGTGCTGATGCTGGCGCTGCCTTTGATCCTGTGGTCGATGAAGTGGAAGCCCGATGTCACGCTCGGCCTCTCGGTCGTGCTCTACGCGGTCACCTGGGAATACGACCTCTACTTCTCCGCCTATCCGAACGGCTTCTGGGCGTTCAATCCGCTGGCCTGGCAATTGCTTTTCGTCTTCGGTGCATGGTGTGCGCTCGGAGGTGCGCGGCGCATGTCGCGTATTCTGGCTTCACCGGTGACGATGTGGATCGCGATCGCCTATATCGTCGCGGCGTTCTACGTGACGCTGACCTGGTATGTGCCGCAGCTCTCGCATCTGATGCCGAAGCGGCTCGAGCAGTGGATGTATCCGATCGACAAGACCGACCTCGACGTGCTGCGCTTCACGCATTTCCTGGCGCTGGCAGCGCTCACCGTGCGCTTCCTGCCGCGCGACTGGCCGGGCCTGAAATCGCCCTGGCTGCGGCCGCTGATCCTGTGCGGCTCGCATTCCCTGGAGATCTTCTGCCTCGGCGTCTTCCTGGCCTTCGCCGGTCATTTCATCCTGGCCGAGGTCTCCGGCGGCGCCGTCATGCATGCGGTGATTAGTCTCTCCGGAATCCTGATCATGTGGGGCGTGGCCTGGGTGATTTCGTGGTACAAGCGCGTAGCTGACAAGAGCGGTGCGAAAACCAAGAACGCCGTCGGCAACGCCGATCTGGCGGGAGGGGGCTGA
- a CDS encoding SGNH/GDSL hydrolase family protein, which produces MKAKVLLSLILLCGGLAAPSARAEDAAPPAPAAPAACELPSYLLTSESQLPKVADAIKAGKPLEILVIGSRSTTIPASEDASYPARMQVILKDKLSPSEVVHVSVEIQSKKTAEEAAASFVKLMEAKRPTLVIWQTGTVDAIRAIDPDDFRGAVTGGVSALQNAGADVVLMNLQYSPRTETMISVPPYLDNMRVVAQEHDIPLFDRFAIMRQWNDQGQFDLFSPSRGPELAKQVHDCLGRALAQFVIDAAHLGPAQQQN; this is translated from the coding sequence ATGAAGGCGAAGGTTCTCCTGAGCCTGATCCTGCTATGCGGTGGCCTCGCCGCGCCGTCGGCGCGCGCGGAGGATGCTGCGCCGCCCGCTCCGGCCGCGCCCGCAGCCTGCGAATTGCCGTCCTATCTGCTCACCAGCGAAAGCCAGCTTCCCAAGGTCGCCGACGCCATCAAGGCCGGCAAACCGCTCGAAATCCTGGTCATCGGCAGCCGTTCGACCACGATTCCGGCCTCCGAGGACGCTTCCTATCCGGCACGCATGCAGGTCATTTTGAAGGACAAGCTGTCGCCATCGGAAGTTGTGCACGTCTCCGTAGAAATACAGAGCAAGAAGACGGCAGAGGAGGCGGCCGCCAGCTTCGTTAAGCTGATGGAAGCAAAAAGGCCTACTTTGGTCATCTGGCAGACCGGGACCGTGGATGCTATCCGAGCAATCGATCCCGACGATTTTCGCGGTGCGGTGACCGGAGGGGTTTCCGCATTGCAAAATGCAGGGGCTGACGTCGTGTTGATGAACTTGCAGTACAGCCCGCGTACCGAAACCATGATCTCGGTGCCGCCCTATCTCGACAATATGCGGGTGGTGGCACAGGAGCACGACATCCCGCTGTTCGACCGTTTCGCGATCATGCGGCAGTGGAATGATCAGGGTCAGTTCGACCTGTTCAGCCCGTCCCGCGGGCCTGAGCTCGCGAAACAGGTCCACGATTGCCTTGGCCGGGCGTTGGCACAGTTCGTGATCGACGCAGCCCATCTGGGGCCGGCCCAGCAGCAAAATTGA
- a CDS encoding aspartate aminotransferase family protein: MTNSAAPHLLPVFARSDLGFERGEGCWLIATNGDRYLDFTSGVAVNALGHAHPALVKALQEQATKLWHMSNLFQSPDGEKLATRLCNESFADFVFFCNSGAEALEGVIKLVRHHHFSKGHPERYRIITFEGAFHGRTLATLAATGSAKYLEGFGPPMDGFDQVPHGDIEAVKKAIGPQTAGILIEPIQGEGGVRSATPAFLKALRQLCDEKGLLLAFDEVQTGMGRTGDLFAHRRTGVTPDVMSLAKALGGGFPIGAILATADAAAGMGPGSHGSTFGGNPLAIAAANAVLDVMLKPGFFDHVQKMSLLLKQKLASVIDRHGDVVSEVRGEGLLIGIKAVVPSGDLVAALRNEKLLTVGAGDNVVRFLPPLIVTEAEIEDSVGRLERACAAISSSQTKRAAS, from the coding sequence ATGACTAACAGCGCAGCGCCGCATTTGCTTCCCGTTTTCGCCAGATCCGACCTCGGTTTCGAGCGCGGCGAAGGCTGCTGGCTGATTGCGACCAATGGCGATCGCTATCTCGATTTTACCTCGGGCGTCGCCGTGAACGCGCTCGGCCATGCCCATCCCGCGCTGGTCAAGGCGCTGCAGGAGCAGGCCACAAAACTCTGGCACATGTCGAACCTGTTCCAGAGTCCGGACGGCGAGAAGCTCGCGACGCGCCTGTGCAATGAAAGCTTCGCGGACTTCGTGTTCTTCTGCAATTCCGGCGCCGAGGCGCTGGAAGGTGTGATCAAGCTGGTCCGCCATCATCACTTCTCCAAGGGGCATCCGGAACGTTACCGCATCATCACCTTCGAAGGCGCCTTCCACGGCCGCACGCTGGCGACGCTGGCTGCGACGGGATCTGCAAAATATCTCGAAGGGTTTGGTCCGCCGATGGATGGCTTCGACCAGGTCCCGCATGGCGACATCGAGGCCGTGAAGAAGGCAATCGGTCCGCAGACCGCCGGCATCCTGATCGAGCCGATTCAGGGCGAGGGCGGCGTGCGTTCCGCAACGCCTGCGTTCCTCAAGGCATTGCGCCAGCTCTGCGACGAGAAGGGCCTGCTGCTCGCCTTCGACGAGGTGCAGACCGGCATGGGCCGCACCGGCGATCTGTTCGCGCATCGGCGTACCGGCGTCACACCTGACGTGATGTCGCTGGCCAAGGCGCTCGGCGGCGGCTTCCCGATCGGTGCGATCCTGGCCACCGCGGACGCGGCGGCCGGCATGGGTCCCGGCTCGCACGGCTCGACCTTCGGCGGCAATCCGCTCGCGATCGCGGCGGCGAATGCCGTGCTCGACGTCATGCTGAAGCCCGGCTTCTTCGATCACGTGCAGAAGATGTCGCTGCTGCTCAAGCAGAAGCTCGCCTCCGTGATCGACCGTCATGGCGATGTCGTCAGCGAGGTGCGCGGCGAGGGCCTCCTGATCGGCATCAAGGCCGTGGTGCCATCAGGCGATCTCGTCGCGGCGCTGCGCAACGAGAAGCTGCTCACGGTCGGCGCCGGCGACAATGTCGTGCGTTTCCTGCCGCCCTTGATCGTCACCGAAGCCGAGATCGAGGACAGCGTCGGGCGGCTCGAACGCGCCTGCGCCGCGATCTCGTCCAGTCAGACCAAGCGGGCGGCAAGCTGA
- the pstA gene encoding phosphate ABC transporter permease PstA produces the protein MNPIYSRRRRKDIVVRGLCIAAAAFGVTWLALILITLLYNGIAGLNLEIFVADTPPPGSTEGGLRNAIVGSIIMTVLGVGIGAPLGLFAGTYLAEYGRNDRLTSVIRFINDILLSAPSIIIGLFIYGAVVVPMRGFSAIAGSLALAVIVIPVVLRTTEDMLLLVPNALREAASALGLPRSLVIKRIAYRAARSGLITGVLLATARVAGETAPLLFTALSNQFFSLGLNKTMANLPVTINNFVQSPYAYWKQLAWSGALLITITVLALNIGARILGAERTAK, from the coding sequence ATGAACCCGATCTATTCACGCCGCCGCCGCAAGGACATCGTCGTTCGCGGACTCTGCATCGCCGCCGCCGCCTTCGGCGTCACCTGGCTTGCGCTGATCCTGATCACGCTGCTTTACAACGGCATCGCCGGTCTGAACCTCGAGATTTTCGTGGCAGATACGCCGCCGCCGGGCTCGACCGAAGGCGGCCTGCGCAACGCCATCGTCGGTTCGATCATCATGACCGTGCTCGGCGTCGGCATCGGCGCGCCGCTCGGCCTGTTCGCCGGCACCTATCTCGCCGAGTACGGCCGCAACGACCGCCTGACCTCGGTGATCCGCTTCATCAACGACATCCTGCTCTCGGCGCCCTCGATCATCATCGGCCTGTTCATCTACGGCGCGGTGGTGGTGCCGATGCGCGGCTTCTCGGCGATCGCAGGCAGCCTCGCGCTCGCCGTCATCGTCATCCCGGTAGTGCTGCGCACGACCGAGGACATGCTGCTGCTGGTGCCGAACGCGCTGCGCGAGGCGGCGTCCGCGCTCGGCCTGCCGCGCTCGCTGGTGATCAAGCGGATCGCCTATCGTGCCGCCCGCTCCGGCCTCATCACCGGCGTGCTGCTCGCCACCGCCCGCGTCGCCGGCGAGACCGCGCCGCTGCTCTTCACCGCGCTGTCGAACCAGTTCTTCAGCCTTGGCCTGAACAAGACGATGGCGAACCTGCCGGTCACCATCAACAACTTCGTCCAGAGCCCCTACGCCTATTGGAAGCAGCTCGCCTGGAGCGGCGCGCTGCTGATCACGATTACCGTGCTTGCCCTGAATATTGGCGCGCGCATCCTTGGCGCCGAGAGGACCGCAAAATGA
- the phoU gene encoding phosphate signaling complex protein PhoU translates to MGSEHTAKAFDTDLQELTRLVAEMGGIAERMIVDSVDALIRRDVALGQRVVATDTELDALQKRIEERAVLTIARRQPMAVDLREIVGAMRVATDLERIGDLAKNMGKRVAALETDFHPLKLFRGLEHMTDLVQQQVKSVLDAYAAHDLPAAMAVWKGDEEVDAICTSLFRELLTYMMEDPRNISFCIHLMFCAKNIERIGDHATNIAETVFYMIEGQAITDKRPKGDMTTFATTVPNT, encoded by the coding sequence ATGGGTTCTGAACATACCGCAAAGGCCTTCGACACCGACCTCCAGGAGCTCACCCGGCTCGTCGCCGAGATGGGCGGGATCGCCGAGCGCATGATCGTCGATTCCGTCGACGCGCTGATCCGCCGCGACGTCGCGCTCGGCCAGCGCGTCGTCGCCACCGACACCGAGCTCGACGCGCTGCAGAAGCGCATCGAGGAGCGCGCCGTGCTCACCATCGCCCGCCGCCAGCCGATGGCGGTCGATCTGCGCGAGATCGTCGGCGCCATGCGAGTTGCGACCGATCTCGAGCGCATCGGCGACCTCGCCAAGAACATGGGCAAGCGCGTCGCGGCGCTGGAGACGGATTTCCATCCGCTCAAGCTGTTCCGCGGCCTCGAGCACATGACCGACCTCGTGCAGCAGCAGGTCAAGTCGGTGCTGGACGCCTATGCCGCGCATGATCTGCCGGCGGCGATGGCGGTGTGGAAGGGCGACGAGGAAGTCGACGCCATCTGCACCTCGCTGTTCCGCGAGCTCCTCACCTACATGATGGAGGATCCGCGCAACATCTCGTTCTGCATCCATCTGATGTTCTGCGCCAAGAACATCGAGCGGATCGGCGACCACGCCACCAACATCGCCGAGACCGTGTTCTACATGATCGAGGGCCAGGCGATCACCGACAAGCGGCCGAAGGGCGACATGACGACCTTCGCCACGACGGTCCCGAATACCTGA
- the argF gene encoding ornithine carbamoyltransferase has product MSKSPKHFLDINELPLSELKSMLDASSAMKAKQKAHQPVRPLEGKTLAMIFERPSTRTRVSFDVAMRQLGGEPIMLTGAEMQLGRGETIADTARVLSRYVDAIMIRILNHDALLELAANATVPVINGLTRRSHPCQVMADLLTYQEHRGPIEGRTVAWTGDDNNVLASWAHAAERFKFQLNVATPPELAPKKAMRDWIKASGAPIMLGTDPEAAVRGADCVVTDTWVSMGDKEGEHRHNVLKPYQVNAKLMSLAKPDALFMHCLPAHRGEEVTDEVIDGPQSVVFDEAENRLHAQKGILAWCFDAVK; this is encoded by the coding sequence ATGAGCAAGTCGCCGAAGCACTTCCTCGATATCAACGAGCTCCCGCTGTCGGAGCTCAAGAGCATGCTCGATGCCTCCTCCGCCATGAAGGCGAAGCAGAAGGCGCATCAGCCGGTGAGGCCGCTCGAAGGCAAGACGCTGGCGATGATCTTCGAGCGCCCGTCGACCCGCACGCGGGTGTCGTTCGACGTCGCCATGCGCCAGCTCGGCGGCGAGCCCATCATGCTCACCGGCGCCGAGATGCAACTCGGCCGCGGCGAGACCATCGCCGACACCGCGCGCGTGCTGTCGCGCTATGTCGATGCCATCATGATCCGCATCCTCAACCACGACGCCCTGCTCGAGCTTGCGGCCAACGCGACCGTGCCCGTCATCAACGGCCTGACCCGGCGCTCGCATCCCTGCCAGGTGATGGCCGACCTTCTGACCTATCAGGAGCACCGCGGCCCGATCGAGGGCCGGACGGTGGCCTGGACCGGCGATGACAACAACGTGCTGGCGTCCTGGGCGCATGCCGCGGAGCGCTTCAAGTTTCAGCTCAACGTCGCAACGCCTCCGGAGCTTGCGCCGAAGAAGGCGATGCGCGACTGGATCAAGGCTTCAGGCGCGCCGATCATGCTCGGCACCGATCCGGAAGCCGCCGTGCGCGGCGCCGATTGTGTCGTCACCGACACCTGGGTGTCGATGGGCGACAAGGAAGGCGAGCACCGCCACAACGTGCTCAAGCCCTACCAGGTCAATGCCAAGCTGATGTCGCTGGCCAAGCCCGACGCGCTGTTCATGCACTGCCTGCCCGCCCATCGCGGCGAGGAGGTCACCGACGAGGTGATCGACGGCCCGCAATCGGTCGTGTTCGACGAGGCCGAAAACCGCCTGCACGCGCAGAAGGGTATTCTGGCCTGGTGTTTTGACGCGGTGAAGTAA
- the pstC gene encoding phosphate ABC transporter permease subunit PstC, which produces MAVQSDVIDDAGPYDRAKALSAFKLGDVTFYWITRLSAISVLLILGGIIVSLIVGAFPAIKEYGFSFLWTQRWAPSADPPVLGALGPMYGTLVTSFIAMLIAIPVGLGIAIFLTELCPQWLRRPIGMAIELLAGIPSIIYGMWGFFVLGPFLANTFQPFMIKIFDGVPVLGAIFAGPPSYLSLFNAALILAIMVLPFITSISVDVFKTVPPVLKEAAYGVGCTTWEVVRSVVIPYTRVGVIGGVMLALGRALGETMAVTFIIGNSFRISSSIFAPGTTISAAIASEFAESDGLHQSGLILLGLLLFVLTFFVLAAARLMLMRLEKKAGN; this is translated from the coding sequence ATGGCCGTTCAGAGCGATGTAATCGACGACGCCGGACCGTACGATCGCGCCAAGGCCTTGAGCGCGTTCAAGCTCGGCGACGTCACCTTCTACTGGATCACGCGGCTCTCCGCGATCTCGGTGCTGCTGATCCTCGGCGGCATCATCGTTTCGCTGATCGTCGGCGCTTTCCCGGCGATCAAGGAATACGGCTTCTCCTTCCTGTGGACGCAGCGCTGGGCGCCGTCGGCGGATCCGCCCGTGCTCGGCGCGCTCGGGCCGATGTACGGCACGCTCGTCACCTCCTTCATCGCGATGCTGATTGCCATTCCCGTTGGCCTCGGCATTGCGATCTTCCTCACCGAGCTCTGTCCGCAATGGCTGCGCCGCCCGATCGGCATGGCGATCGAGCTGCTCGCCGGCATTCCCTCGATCATCTACGGCATGTGGGGCTTCTTCGTGCTGGGCCCGTTCCTGGCCAACACCTTCCAGCCCTTCATGATCAAGATCTTCGACGGCGTTCCCGTGCTGGGCGCGATCTTCGCGGGTCCCCCGTCCTATCTCAGCCTGTTCAACGCCGCGCTGATCCTCGCCATCATGGTGCTGCCCTTCATCACCTCGATCTCGGTCGACGTATTCAAGACGGTGCCGCCGGTGCTGAAGGAGGCCGCCTACGGCGTCGGCTGCACCACCTGGGAAGTCGTGCGCAGCGTGGTGATCCCCTACACCCGCGTCGGCGTCATCGGCGGCGTCATGCTGGCGCTGGGCCGCGCGCTCGGCGAGACCATGGCGGTGACGTTCATCATCGGCAACTCGTTCCGCATCTCCTCCTCGATCTTCGCGCCGGGCACCACGATCTCGGCGGCGATCGCATCCGAGTTCGCCGAGAGCGACGGCCTGCACCAGTCCGGCCTGATCCTGCTTGGCCTTCTGCTGTTCGTGCTGACGTTCTTCGTGCTCGCAGCGGCACGGCTGATGCTGATGCGGCTGGAAAAGAAGGCGGGGAACTAA
- the apaG gene encoding Co2+/Mg2+ efflux protein ApaG, whose protein sequence is MYRAVTRQIEVTVEPNFVPEQSSADRSRYFWSYTIVITNSGEETVQLKTRHWIITDATGRQQEVKGEGVVGEQPTLAPGERFEYTSGVPLSTASGFMTGRYQMVSESGERFEIDVPTFSLDSPDNKRVLN, encoded by the coding sequence ATGTACCGCGCCGTGACCCGCCAGATCGAAGTGACCGTCGAGCCGAACTTTGTTCCGGAACAGTCGTCGGCCGACCGCTCCCGCTACTTCTGGTCCTACACCATCGTCATCACCAATTCGGGCGAGGAGACCGTGCAGCTCAAGACGCGGCACTGGATCATCACCGACGCCACCGGCCGCCAGCAGGAGGTGAAGGGCGAGGGCGTGGTCGGCGAGCAGCCGACCCTGGCCCCCGGCGAGCGCTTCGAATACACCTCCGGCGTGCCGCTCTCGACCGCCTCCGGCTTCATGACCGGCCGCTACCAGATGGTCAGCGAAAGCGGCGAACGCTTCGAGATCGACGTGCCGACGTTTTCGCTGGATAGCCCGGACAACAAGCGGGTGTTGAACTAG